Part of the Lathyrus oleraceus cultivar Zhongwan6 unplaced genomic scaffold, CAAS_Psat_ZW6_1.0 chrUn0437, whole genome shotgun sequence genome, CCTGAGGATTTTTGTGACTCCAAAATAAGCCCATTTTGATCAACACCACTTCTACTAGATCCTTCTTCACTATGCTCATTAAGTATATCAGCATACTCTTTGTACATATCATCAAGCGCGATACACACATTTTCTATATTTTTTCTAGCATCAACTTCCGGATAAATTAAGGGAAAACACATGTTAACACCCATCATTTTGATCCTAGGGTCCAAAACAGAAGCAAGCGACATAACAAGATTACATTGGCTCCAATATTTGTCAAATTTTCCCTTCATCGCTTTTGCCATTTCTTTCATAAAATCAGATTCATCTTGGATAGCTTGATCTAAAACTAGTTTGATTCGAAATACCTCAGCAAGATATAAGTTAGCAGTTGGATATTCACTACCTGAAATAATATTTGTAACAACATTAAATACCTCTAGCAACTTGGAAACTTTTTCAACCTTTTCCCAATCATCATCATCTGGAAGAGTTGTATAGCTTGGTTCTCGATCTTGAAAACGAGGGAAGACTTCTTTGAACTGCATTGCAACTAACAACATTTGATAGGTGGAGTTCCAACGAGTAGGGCAATCAAGAATTAATTTTTTACCACCAAGCTTTAGTTGTTGAACTATTTGTGAGAATGTTTGCAACCTTGCTTCAGACTGATTGATGAACTTCACACTTTCACGCACGTCTTCAACTATTTTTGCTATTTTCCCAATACCATCTTGAACAAGCAAATTTAGTATACGCGCACAACAACGCACATGAAATAACTTTCCATCTAACACTAATTTCCGGTGCCTTAAAATCAGAACTTTTAACTCTTTCAAACATCTATCGTTGTAATGTGCATTATCCACTGACACactaaatattttattttcaatacCCCAATCTTTAAGACATTTGAAGATAGCATCAACAATATCAACACCACGCCGAGGAGGAGGAACATGAACAAAACTAAGAATGCGTTTCTGCAAAACCCAGTCAGCATCAATGAAATGGCCAGTTAACACCGTGTATTCTATCTTCTGATTTTGTGACTTCCATAAATCAGTGGTTAATCAAATCTTATTTACTATCCTTAAAGTAGACTTCAACTTTTTTCCTTCAGCTTCATAAACAACAATACAATCATTCTTCAATGTCTTCCGACTAATTTTCTCATATGAAATATTATAACACTTCATCATAAAATGAAAACCTTCTTCCTCAACAATACTAAATGCATGTTCATGCATCATAATCCAATGTGCGGTGGCTTCTCGTTGTCTTTCATGGTCATATTTACCTCCTGAATTCATTAGTAGTGGTCCAGAAAGCTTCTCACCAATCTTGCTTTTTGTTGGCTGAaagtttaattttttttgttgTGCTACTAGCTTCTTGTAAACATGACATGTTTGTTTTAAATGCCTCATCAAATGACTGGTTGATCCACTAGCAACAACAGAATAATTGTTTTTACAGTGTATACATTGCCATTTTTTTCCATTCTTTAATTCCACTTTTTTGAAGTGATCCCAAACTAGAGAAGTTTTCTTCCTCTTGGACTTTTGAATAACAATGTCactgctctcaacattttcttcattcacAACTTCATTTGCCGGTGTTGATTCATTTGTTAGTGGTTCTTCATTAGTATTTGCATTTAAATCAATGATAGGATTCAATACATTTAAACACTCTTCTCCATCTTTTGGTGGTGATTGTGAATCTCCCAATGATTCAAGTGAGGTACTATATGACATATCTacaatagaaaaataaataaaaccaCAAGTTCcattaaaaaaatcattaaaattttTAAATAGAACATAATAAAAAAATTCTCATAACAGAGTTATATATTTAGTTCAAACCAAGAAAAATAGATTCAGAAAGAACATAtacaaaacaaagaaaataaataaaatcctcATAACAAAGTTATAGTTCATTATATACAGGAAGAACATATTCAACATATTCAGAACACAGTAAAAAATGACAAAGCTACTAAAACAATCACATGATGAGAATAATAATATTTACCTCCATTGAAAAAAATTGTTGAATCTGGAAGAAAGAGTTAAagttttttttcttcaaaatagAGAACAAAGACTGAAAATACGTAATATGAAGGATGAAGGAAGTTCTCTAAAACCTAAAATCTAAAAAGGAATACTAAAGGTTTTGCTTTTGGAAAATGCAATACTAATAAATGGGCATATTTAAAATCTTAAAAAtagttaataataataataaagtcAAAAATAATATAAAAGGATACAAATTAAATCATATAAATGATACAATATTTAAAAAACGTTATTTTTAAAGTGGtagtttaaaaaacaaatttagaaGTAGTTTAAAATGACACTTTAAAATTAAAAGTCACGGTgcattatgtttttttttttgagttagaagtattttactttgtataaaaaaatgtcacaagtattttttaaaatatttaatttgataaGTTAAAAGGTTAAAATCTATACATTATTTTTTCAAATGATACTATTGAGATATatgatttaaaaatattatatatatatatatatatatatatatatatatatatatatatatatatatatatatatatatatatatatatatatatatatatatatatgttttaaCATTTCTTATAATGACATGTGAGTTAACTGTTTGTTATTATTGTTCTGCTACTATTTAATAAAAGTTAACATTCATACATGTAGTTAATACTACTATTTTTATAACTGTCAAGTGTTACATGTCTTTTCGATTGAGCAGGTTGATTGTATGTTGTAGTGTAGCAGCCTAAATTGCATGTTGAATTGTTGTACTCTAATAAATGTTTTAAATTTACGCAGGGGCAAATTTAGGATGTTACATTTTGCTGGGATGCTTTGCAGCTTTAATGAAGTCTTCATGCGTGTTAAATTAAGATGTGAAAAACAAATGTATACATTGGGTATGAAAATATAAGATCTTATCTGATGGCATTTAATAATTCTAATGCTTATGATCTAAGTATACTCGTGGATGTTGTATATCAATGGACATGATTAAAACATTTTTATTGAGGATGCTTCTTAATAATTATAATGACCTATGATGATCATTTAACCTCTTAGTAAGTTGAGAAGATACATCTCTAATGGATTTATCTGTCTCATTATTTAAGTCGAGACTTGATTCAAATAGTTAGAAGAAAAGGATTTATGACAATGCCTTCTCATTCCCTCGAAAGGAGGAGCTTTCTCAAGTCCACTTGGGATTTAAGGTGGTTTACTTTTTAGATATTGAAAAATAGGAAAACTATAATTAACCCTCTAAATAAGTGGTTTATTATTTGCCAATCAATTAATTTTCTTTATCATTGATAAAATATTTGAGTTTTTAGCATTTTAGGAGAAAGGGGTGCAATCTCAAACAAAAAGTGATGTCAAATATAGCTAAACACTCAAATATTTTAGATTTGGTATCCTTCATGTGGACACCCCACTTTGCTACAATCAATTATCCTTCATATTTCCAGCTTTCTTGGAGTCTTTGAAATATCTTGCATGTTGAGTTTTTGAATATACTCATGAAGTCTTTGAATATATTGCATGTTAACACACCCTTATCATTTCTTCTTTTGAGGATTCCACTGGATGAAATCTATTCTTCACATTCTCTTCTTGACGGAGTTTCTCCATTAGACGTTGAATCTTTTGAGGACCGTTCAACCATTGAGACTGTTTGTTTGGAGGAGATTATTGGACTTGATTCTTCTTTAAAGGAGTTTGTTGACGAATTAGAGAAGTAATCTTATAGATTTAAGTTCATGCCTTCATCCTTTATCATTTGAATCAACTCATTCAATTTCttgatgatttcttccttcttgGATTTTGAAAATTGTAAACATTTCCATCTCTTGATTTAACGATTCGACCAAGTTTCTAAATCCAGTTCTTAACTTTAAGATATTTTTTAGTGATTAAGGCTCTAAGATTATTTTCAAAATAGTGTAGATAAATATTATTCCTTCTCCTAATGTAACAAGTAACTCAATGTATTCCTACAAACAAGTTATAATGTCGTTGAAGGTCTATAAGTCGGATCCTTTATTGGGTCACACTTTCTCCTTCTTCAATCCTATATTCTCAAGATATCCAAGTACTAGGTATTGTAGGAGCTTCCACCATCAATCAACACTCGAGATACATATAAATTAGTGATTATGGCCTTTATTACAAAAGGTAATACCTCATTCGAGATCCCTTCTATCTTCTAGTTGAGGTGTTTTTGTCCTTCTTGTTGACATTCATGAACTCAGAAATCTTCCACTTTACTGTACCTTTGGATGGGTCACTCGCCCATTGGGGCACCATTTGTTATGGAAGCAATGTACTTGATTTTCCGATTGTTCTCTTCTTCCTCCCCACTACTGGTATCTTTTCCCTTTGACCTTACAACAAATTTGACCATTTTCTTAAGGGACTATTTCTTCTTCGAGGAGTCTTCCTGTTAATCAGTGCATTTTTATGCACCTTtttctactattgtacttaggaaaatctatagtttattctattatttttaatattttagtgtctttttatatttaagtttatttttggatttattttATTTCCGTACTTTATTTttagcataaatagttatttgataccttgtcacTATGAGATCATGACTTGAGTTACGAGAATTAGATTGACGCGTTCTAATAGGTGTTAGAAAGCTAAGAGGTTAAGCTAAAAGCTTCATGTTGAAGTCAGAACCTGATTCGGAATGAAGAAGGGTCGAATAATTCGTTTTACTTCCAGACTTAAGAAAATACTTAGCTTTTGGGTCGGTTTTGTATTTTTTCGGGTCGGTTGTTATTAGACCTGAATTCCCTTGCTCTATTTAAACAACTTAGTAGTTTAGGATTGAGGGATTCAACATTCATGAAATAGAGAATAGGGCATACAAATACCATGAAGATctaattcccaaagagttgatctgctatattcgaattccactttgaggtttttattaattttagtttaatttcgatttcttttcaattcttcctataaactcgtttgcttaattcgattactttctgtcgcacctcgaaaaaatggggatacgacttcaaagcgaagcgcgatcgcacgctcgcaatgatgaactgaacagagtcgccaccgaactttatttattcctaaaaaggaaaggggaaatatcgataaaacccaagacaaagaaaggataagatatggtcatcgcaaccaatatcagggttcgggagtcgattacgcaaggggaaggtattaacacccctcacgtccgttgtactcaacgggaaccattaggttagttgtgtgcgttagtgttagttgaaatgttaggcttttcgatttattaggtgggaaagaaagaaaggatgagaagagaatgtttttggattttttaacgaaggactaaacctaagttttttattagtgggcctgacaagatttgaaaatcctgctcctacgtatctcaaaagagaaatcaaggcttacgtagttctgggtagaagatgtttgtttgttggtcgattttagcgaaagctatattgtattaatcgacgaaaacattgtttcACCCAAAACAaatgaggagtggacgcataccacacatcgaacggatttataaatctacattcggaaaagcgtcacttatctctactcaacaatcgtggccgaaacattgttttgtatcacttaagacaatatatcttttgtttatgaaaaaggtttttgatcaatcgcacggcggcgagaaaagcgtttgattggttggatgtattttgagtgatggcgaggacttggatgagcgagatatacatctcgaatcctagtctcaggagtgcacggtatacaccatgttccatttccatctttattgaaaaagtattaaggtaggaattaggtattttgaagtttgaaagacgagtacttgtgacctacaagctcttacagcttgggtctaatactcgggactacgtctagacattccacccaggcagtctgtttctttccaatattgctaagaaaatgattcgaatatttatgagtgttttggagagaagacgaatatttatggcttgcaagctcttacagcttgagcctaatattcgggattacaactggatattccctccgggtaatctttttcttccaactttattaagaagatggtttgagatatttacagGTGTTTTTGGAaagaagacgaatatttatggcttgcaagctcttacagcttgagcctaatattcgggattacgactggacattccatccaggtaacctttttcttcacgttttatttagaaaacgatttgaatattagagtgttaaagtgaagacgaatattaacggcttgcaagctcttacagcttgagcctaatatccgggattacgactggacattccatccaggtaacctttttcttcacgttttatttagaaaatgatttgaatattagatTAAAACAACTAAAGtaccgaggtttgaaattattgaaagttaagttgatgttgcttaagagctcattgtaagaaggcccaagagtaagccatgtgaggttgatggcgatgcttaaaagcaatcgacttacaagggtataaaaatgggctcgacattgaatcgagaaaaaatgtgattttaataacttaaaatggttttgaatgaatgatgcaattaaaagaaaacaaatctatgttatgataatgaaactatgaatataacaaagcataaacataaaaaatgttaaaagaaaaaaaaaacactACACATGGGTATCAAACTCACTCCACTAAAGATCATACAAACCACCCCTTTCCACCAAACCACCTATGACTAGTTATTATTTTAATACTAATTTAGATATATAAACCAAGATAAATTAAAAGAGTTAAAttaaaaaaactaataaaaaagaaAATCTGTTGGACTACCCtaattaaacccagccgcttggctgttgggtttttcaATGGGAATATGAATTGAAAAGGAGGAAACATTTATTAACTATTTAGGAAGTTTAAACAAAATTTTTAATGGTTTCAAAAACTTATTCTGTTTAAAACGaattaaagaaaaagaaaaacaaattgGAATAGTAACAAAATCGTTCTTTCCCAATCTCACTTTTTCTCTCACACTCTCAAACAAAACTCACAGTCGCGTCCCTCTCAATCTCACTCAGAAACCTCAAGATTTTTCTCTCTCGCTCTCAACCGCTATCCCTCAACCTCATGAAtctctctcactcactctcaGCAAAACTCACAGTTTTAAAGGAATCTGAAGTTTACCTCCGGTGGCGATTTGGTAGTGACGATGACGATGAAGCCTAAACTTCACTCTTTCCTCTCTAATCCAGGTATGTTTCGATTTTGGGGTTAGGGTTCTTGGTCGAATTTGGTCCGCCTCCCTTTTTTCTCAAATTTTTTCGTCCCCTTTACTGATTCGCCTCTCCCTATTTATGTTCACAGCTTAGGGTTTCGAATTGGTCCCCTGGGTTCCCAAAAGAGTATCTCTGTAAAACTCCTTTTGATGCTCAGAAATTGGGTTGTCCTGTTTAATGCTAAAACCGAAAACGGTATTCTGAACTTAGCTTTCTCCTTGAATTTTGTCCTAATTGCAATTTGGGAATTTTCGAATCTTTACTGCCTTGGCTAATTAGTTTGTGTTTTTTATTACTGCAGTGAAATGGTGAAAACGTGAGGAGCTTGGTTTTGTTGGTTCAGAGTTTCATATTCGAAACCAAGATTTGTTATGCGTTCAGCTCAAAATTCTTTGTGACACCCTGTTACGATATGCAACTCGGTTCAATCAGTGCGATTTGGTATAGTTCAAGCACAACTTCGGTGCGATTTATAGTTTGTTTTGTGTTTCAAATTCTTCTCCTTCTCCATCGTGATGTTGTTGCTGATTGAAGCTCTATTTTGCCTTGTGAATTGACGTTTCATAACTTACATACCAAGTGTTGGGTGAAATGTATGAACCGAAATCTTTCGCTTTTCTATCTTGGAATTTCTTGATTGCAGGTCTGTGACATTGTTATCGTGCTGTGGTCAATTATGGTCGGAGAATTTTTGGAGAATTGGTGTTGTATCAACCATTTTGCAACTTGCACACCAAATGTTTGGTAAAATTCCTTAACCAagtttcttttcttttttctgtTTCGATTTCTTGTGATTAGGATACTGAATTGTTGTGCTattggtgatgattgttgttagGTGAACTCTTGTGATGCAATATTTGTTTTTCAAACTCTAACCTCCTCCCTTTTTGGTGTGATATGTTGGAAAGGTTTTAAGTTGCTGCAAGCTTGTTGTGGTTGCGTTTGTGGCACCGTACTGCATGAACTGGCATTATGATCACTGCTGGACGATGCCATTGCAGGGTGCCTGCTTCGATGTGCTGTCTAATTGAGTTTTCTTCAGTTTGGTTTCGCAGGTTCTGCCGTTGATGTGTTTCCGTTGCCGTTGGAGTTGGCTGATGTTGTACTTGGTTACGTGTTTCAACTCGCGGCTGGTGTGCGCCCGTTTTATTTTTGTGGTAGCTGGGAGGAGGCCTTGTTTCCGTCAATGTCTATTTGGTGGTAGTGAGATACTTTTGCCATGGGCTGCTTGTGAAGTTCTTGTTATGATAAATTCCTGCACGGCTACTGTTATGCTAACTATTGGTTTGACATGGTTCGCTAGTGAATTGTGAGGTGATATTGTCGGTCTGTTGTCATGTTATGGATGTTCATGCAACGCATGTCCATTAGTCATCATAACTTGATCCGGCCGTGCAATAATCGCATTTTCTTTCTTGAGAGGAACAGAATCATAGTCATTAAAATGGGACCAGCCAACAAGTACGCATCGGCATATTCAACAATCTCGGCATAGAATGCAATCCTCACAGCATCCAAATAAGTTCCAACTTTATGAGAATGATGATCTGGAACCATCGTTTTAACCAATGGCATCACAACTAGCATGCAATCCCTCGCATCAGCTAGTTTGACAAAGGTGCCAGCTGCTGGCTACCATGAGCTTAGGAACATCTACTAGTGCTGGTTTCAGTGCTTGGTTTAGAAACTCTGAATTTGGTAGGCGGCAAAGTTGCTAGATTTAGGATTATTTGTGTTAGCTTTTTGTGTGTTGTATTGTCATGAAGGTTCTATTTTGTGAATTTGAAAATTGGATGTAACAAATGAGAATCCACTGTAATTTCGGGAATTGCCCAAGGTTGTAGCAGCTTTGAAATGTTAATGTGTTGGTTTGAATTTTGCATTTCGTTTCAAATATTATAATCAAAGGTCCGTGAAATGAAGCAATGGCTTTGGTTTGAATGAGTCACGGTTTGTAATTAGGATGCTTTTACTTGGTGAAATATGGTTTACTGTTGTAGAAATGGACGTGCATTTGGGAGAAACATGTATGT contains:
- the LOC127114228 gene encoding zinc finger BED domain-containing protein RICESLEEPER 2-like, with the protein product MSYSTSLESLGDSQSPPKDGEECLNVLNPIIDLNANTNEEPLTNESTPANEVVNEENVESSDIVIQKSKRKKTSLVWDHFKKVELKNGKKWQCIHCKNNYSVVASGSTSHLMRHLKQTCHVYKKLVAQQKKLNFQPTKSKIGEKLSGPLLMNSGGKYDHERQREATAHWIMMHEHAFSIVEEEGFHFMMKCYNISYEKISRKTLKNDCIVVYEAEGKKLKSTLRIKRILSFVHVPPPRRGVDIVDAIFKCLKDWGIENKIFSVSVDNAHYNDRCLKELKVLILRHRKLVLDGKLFHVRCCARILNLLVQDGIGKIAKIVEDVRESVKFINQSEARLQTFSQIVQQLKLGGKKLILDCPTRWNSTYQMLLVAMQFKEVFPRFQDREPSYTTLPDDDDWEKVEKVSKLLEVFNVVTNIISGSEYPTANLYLAEVFRIKLVLDQAIQDESDFMKEMAKAMKGKFDKYWSQCNLVMSLASVLDPRIKMMGVNMCFPLIYPEVDARKNIENVCIALDDMYKEYADILNEHSEEGSSRSGVDQNGLILESQKSSGWSLLMNYIEEQQAIPAVKSEIEEYLNELTYKPKDNDHMSFCALEWWKLNCGKYRVLSHMAADVLAIPISTVASESTFSAGGRVIDSFRASLSSSTVEALICGGDWLRILHGIRNKPKVEQVKTKITLLP